In Finegoldia magna ATCC 53516, a genomic segment contains:
- a CDS encoding class I SAM-dependent methyltransferase: MFKRFFENFRKPKDNFGGRFMLKSMNKGHEKLASWGRSYINIENDYIVLDLGCGGGRNIEYFLTKAKKVYGIDHSETSVKMASEINKQAIESGRCEISLGDVKRLPFEDESIDVVTAFETIYFWNDIEECFKEIYRVLKKGGQFLICNEISSMKRRDVKKLANMIEMEVYTPDDLTRMLGKLGFNFEYYLDRKQQVVFIARK, translated from the coding sequence ATGTTTAAGCGCTTTTTTGAAAATTTTAGAAAGCCAAAGGATAATTTTGGCGGCAGATTTATGTTAAAAAGTATGAATAAAGGACATGAAAAATTAGCAAGTTGGGGAAGGTCTTACATAAATATTGAAAACGATTATATTGTCTTGGATTTGGGATGCGGCGGCGGTCGTAACATAGAATATTTTTTAACCAAAGCAAAAAAAGTTTATGGAATTGACCACTCAGAAACAAGTGTAAAAATGGCAAGCGAGATAAACAAACAAGCGATTGAGTCTGGAAGATGCGAGATTTCACTTGGAGATGTAAAGAGACTTCCTTTTGAAGATGAATCGATAGATGTCGTCACAGCTTTTGAAACTATTTATTTTTGGAATGACATAGAAGAATGTTTCAAAGAAATTTATCGTGTGCTAAAAAAAGGCGGACAGTTTTTAATATGCAATGAAATATCATCTATGAAAAGAAGAGATGTAAAAAAATTAGCGAATATGATAGAAATGGAAGTATACACACCCGACGACTTAACAAGAATGCTTGGAAAATTGGGATTTAATTTTGAATATTATTTAGATAGAAAACAACAAGTCGTATTTATCGCAAGAAAATAG
- a CDS encoding ABC transporter ATP-binding protein, whose amino-acid sequence MKEFYKKRFALTDKGARNLSKATLASFFVYCINMLPAILLMIFAQEVLENMGKSKGFYIVFSALTLLAMYILLSIEYDKLYSTTYQESADLRIRTAEYLSKLPLSYFSKHDISDLSQTIMSDIEGIEHAMSHSIPKVGGMALFFPLISVMMLMGNVKMGLAVIIPSLLSFIFIPLSKKYQVKGHKRYYDILRKNSESFQENIEMQMEIKAYGLSEEMKEKLYEKMDKSEKVHLKAEITTILTMSISSIFSFISLAVVIFVGVNLIISKEISPLYLVGYLLAAIKLKDSLDASKEGMMEIFYLSPKIERLKEIQNQNLQEGEDYNLKKFDIDLKDVEFAYNKDAKVLNGVSFRAKQGEVTALVGASGCGKTTILKLISRLYDYDEGEILIDGKDIKEISTESLFDKVSIVFQDVVLFNQSVMENIRIGKQNASDEEVKRAAKLANCTDFIERMDKGFDTVIGENGAELSGGERQRLSIARAFLKDAPILILDEIAASLDVDNEKKIQESLNNLVKDKTVVIISHRMKSIENADKIVVLKNGKVESEGKHEELLQKSKVYKNLIEKTKMAEEFIY is encoded by the coding sequence ATGAAGGAGTTTTATAAAAAAAGATTTGCTCTTACAGATAAAGGAGCAAGAAATTTAAGCAAAGCAACACTGGCTTCATTTTTCGTTTATTGTATAAACATGCTTCCTGCCATTTTACTTATGATTTTTGCTCAGGAAGTTTTGGAAAATATGGGCAAAAGCAAGGGCTTTTATATAGTATTCTCAGCCTTGACCTTGCTAGCAATGTATATTTTGCTTTCTATCGAATACGATAAATTATATAGCACAACCTATCAAGAAAGTGCAGATTTAAGAATAAGGACAGCGGAATATTTATCAAAACTGCCTCTATCATACTTTTCTAAACATGACATTTCCGACCTTTCACAAACAATCATGTCTGATATTGAAGGTATAGAGCATGCAATGAGCCATTCAATACCAAAGGTAGGCGGCATGGCACTCTTCTTCCCGCTTATATCCGTCATGATGCTAATGGGTAATGTCAAGATGGGCTTAGCTGTAATTATTCCATCTCTTTTAAGCTTTATATTCATACCCTTATCTAAAAAATATCAGGTTAAGGGACATAAAAGATATTATGATATTCTAAGAAAAAACTCAGAAAGTTTTCAGGAAAATATAGAAATGCAAATGGAGATTAAAGCATACGGCTTATCAGAGGAAATGAAAGAAAAGCTATATGAAAAAATGGATAAAAGTGAAAAAGTGCACTTAAAAGCGGAAATAACTACAATTTTAACTATGTCTATATCTTCAATATTTAGTTTTATTTCCCTTGCTGTCGTAATATTTGTTGGCGTAAATCTAATTATTAGTAAAGAGATAAGCCCTCTCTACCTTGTAGGATATTTACTAGCGGCGATAAAGCTAAAAGACTCTCTAGATGCATCTAAAGAGGGCATGATGGAGATATTTTATTTATCGCCAAAAATTGAAAGACTAAAAGAAATTCAAAATCAAAATTTACAGGAAGGCGAAGACTATAATTTGAAAAAATTTGATATTGATCTAAAAGATGTTGAGTTTGCCTACAATAAAGACGCAAAAGTTTTAAATGGGGTAAGCTTTAGAGCTAAGCAGGGAGAGGTTACTGCTTTAGTAGGTGCAAGCGGATGCGGTAAAACAACTATCTTGAAACTTATATCAAGACTTTATGATTACGACGAGGGAGAAATCCTAATCGACGGCAAAGATATAAAAGAAATATCAACAGAATCTCTTTTTGACAAGGTCTCAATAGTTTTCCAAGATGTAGTTCTCTTTAATCAAAGCGTTATGGAAAATATTAGAATCGGAAAGCAAAATGCAAGTGACGAAGAAGTTAAAAGGGCAGCAAAACTTGCAAACTGCACAGATTTTATAGAAAGGATGGATAAGGGTTTCGATACAGTTATTGGTGAGAACGGCGCTGAGCTATCAGGCGGAGAAAGACAAAGGTTATCAATAGCCAGAGCCTTCTTAAAAGATGCGCCGATATTGATTTTAGATGAGATAGCAGCAAGCCTTGATGTTGACAACGAGAAAAAGATTCAAGAGTCTTTAAATAATTTAGTTAAAGATAAAACTGTTGTCATCATTTCACACAGAATGAAATCCATAGAAAATGCAGACAAGATAGTAGTTCTTAAAAACGGAAAAGTAGAAAGTGAAGGCAAACATGAAGAGCTTTTACAAAAATCAAAAGTTTACAAGAATTTAATAGAAAAAACAAAAATGGCAGAAGAATTTATTTATTGA
- a CDS encoding ABC transporter ATP-binding protein — protein sequence MKIYKKLFAYVQDKKYLGVLAIVFSAISAVLTVYGYYLIYKFLDKLIINSNLSGAESLALKSVITLTIGAVFYFVSGMFSHILGFRLETNLRKRGIDGLEKASFRFFDLNPSGQIRKIIDDNAAQTHQVVAHMIPDSSQAIVTPILVLVLGFIVSIRVGITLLALTIIGGLILGAMMGEQEFMKIYQEALSKLSAETVEYVRGMQVVKIFRVNVESFKSFYKAIKDYSKYAYDYSLSCKKPYVWYQWLFFGLIAILIIPIVYFMTSLGSDKVILLELIMILFLSGVLFVSFMRMMWYSLYISQGNYAVDTLEVLYEDMQKDKLVHGNVNNFKNYNIEFENVSFAYNDKAVIENLSFKLEEGKSYALVGSSGSGKSTVAKLISGFYNVNEGKIKIGGIPISEYSDEALIKAISFVFQDSKLFKKSIYDNVFLANKEATKDDVMRALKLAGCDLILDKFPERENTIIGSKGVYLSGGEKQRIAIARAILKDSKIIIMDEASASIDPDNEFELQKAFKNLMKDKTVIMIAHRLSTIKDLDEILVMDSGKIIERGSDKKLMSKDTRYKRLQEMFNSANEWRVSNEGVL from the coding sequence ATGAAGATTTACAAAAAACTATTTGCTTATGTACAGGATAAAAAATATCTTGGGGTTTTAGCTATAGTCTTTTCTGCTATATCTGCTGTACTTACGGTATATGGATATTATTTAATCTACAAATTTCTGGATAAGTTAATAATTAATTCGAATTTATCGGGTGCAGAGAGCTTAGCATTAAAATCTGTTATTACACTAACAATTGGAGCGGTATTTTATTTTGTTTCAGGAATGTTTTCACACATCTTGGGATTTAGGCTTGAAACAAATTTGAGGAAAAGAGGGATCGATGGTTTAGAGAAAGCTAGTTTTAGGTTCTTTGACTTGAATCCTTCTGGTCAAATTAGAAAAATCATAGATGACAATGCCGCACAAACTCATCAGGTTGTAGCTCACATGATTCCAGATAGCTCTCAGGCAATAGTTACACCTATACTTGTCCTTGTACTAGGCTTTATAGTAAGTATAAGAGTTGGCATAACCTTGCTTGCTCTTACAATAATTGGTGGCTTAATTTTAGGGGCAATGATGGGTGAACAAGAATTTATGAAGATATACCAAGAAGCCTTATCTAAACTAAGTGCTGAGACTGTTGAATACGTTAGAGGAATGCAAGTTGTAAAAATATTTAGAGTAAATGTTGAGTCATTTAAAAGTTTTTATAAGGCTATAAAAGATTACTCAAAATATGCTTATGATTATTCGTTATCTTGTAAAAAGCCGTATGTTTGGTATCAGTGGTTATTTTTTGGACTGATTGCAATTTTAATTATTCCTATAGTTTATTTTATGACAAGCTTAGGTAGCGACAAGGTAATTTTACTTGAGCTTATAATGATTTTATTTTTATCGGGAGTTCTCTTTGTTTCATTTATGAGAATGATGTGGTACTCCTTGTACATTTCTCAAGGCAATTATGCAGTAGATACTTTAGAGGTGCTTTACGAAGATATGCAAAAAGACAAATTGGTGCATGGCAATGTCAATAATTTTAAAAACTATAATATAGAATTTGAGAATGTTAGCTTTGCTTATAACGATAAAGCTGTCATTGAAAATTTATCCTTTAAATTAGAAGAGGGAAAGTCCTATGCACTAGTTGGTTCATCTGGATCAGGCAAATCAACAGTAGCAAAACTTATATCAGGTTTTTACAATGTTAATGAAGGAAAAATAAAGATAGGTGGTATACCAATAAGTGAATATTCTGACGAAGCCTTGATTAAAGCCATTTCCTTTGTTTTTCAAGATTCAAAATTATTCAAAAAGAGTATTTATGACAATGTTTTTTTAGCTAATAAAGAAGCTACAAAAGATGACGTTATGAGAGCCTTAAAATTAGCTGGATGCGATTTGATACTAGACAAGTTCCCAGAAAGAGAAAATACTATCATAGGATCAAAAGGAGTTTATTTATCTGGTGGAGAAAAACAAAGAATTGCAATTGCTAGAGCAATTTTAAAGGATTCCAAAATTATTATTATGGACGAAGCATCAGCATCAATTGACCCAGATAACGAGTTTGAACTACAAAAAGCTTTCAAAAATCTTATGAAGGATAAAACAGTTATCATGATTGCACATAGACTATCTACAATTAAAGACCTTGATGAAATACTTGTGATGGATAGCGGAAAAATTATAGAAAGAGGCTCTGACAAAAAATTAATGTCAAAAGATACAAGGTATAAGAGACTGCAAGAGATGTTTAACAGTGCAAATGAATGGAGGGTTTCGAATGAAGGAGTTTTATAA
- a CDS encoding energy-coupling factor transporter transmembrane component T family protein, with amino-acid sequence MPTFSSNAPFNPNPISKILVVFFTGLTVVHSINIRFELAIICIFSILFYLNGYKKTLFKWIVLCGILYSLPNFMILSTLNPIIKMFLSIPIVIRMFILPFMAASFMIKTSDVGTIISSMDKLKISKNLSIPIAVMFRFFPSFKEEKKNIKMAMRVRGINFKNPIKYLEYVSVPLLIISSNIADDIAKAAETKAIENPIAKTRYIRVKIQLIDFVYVLAVAGLIVGGLIW; translated from the coding sequence ATGCCTACTTTTTCTTCAAATGCTCCCTTTAATCCAAATCCCATCAGTAAGATATTAGTTGTATTCTTTACGGGATTAACTGTTGTGCATAGCATAAATATCCGTTTTGAATTGGCAATAATTTGTATTTTTTCAATTTTGTTTTATTTGAATGGATATAAAAAAACACTTTTCAAATGGATAGTTTTATGTGGAATACTTTACTCCTTGCCTAATTTTATGATTCTATCTACACTAAACCCAATAATTAAGATGTTTTTAAGTATACCTATTGTGATTAGGATGTTTATTTTGCCATTTATGGCAGCTAGCTTCATGATAAAAACTTCTGACGTAGGCACAATAATTTCATCGATGGACAAGCTTAAGATTTCAAAAAATCTATCCATACCTATTGCGGTTATGTTTAGATTTTTTCCATCATTTAAAGAAGAGAAGAAAAACATCAAAATGGCTATGAGAGTAAGGGGAATAAACTTTAAAAATCCAATTAAATATCTTGAATATGTTTCAGTGCCATTACTAATTATATCTTCGAACATAGCAGATGACATTGCAAAAGCGGCAGAAACAAAGGCAATAGAAAATCCAATCGCCAAGACTAGATATATTCGAGTAAAGATACAGCTAATTGATTTTGTTTATGTATTAGCAGTTGCTGGACTTATTGTGGGAGGCTTAATATGGTAG
- the abc-f gene encoding ribosomal protection-like ABC-F family protein produces the protein MIYIQNLIKTLPDRKLFEIDSLSINENDKIALIGDNGTGKTTLLRIILGLDNDYTGQVRVDRDLGYLLNYDIQAKNFSDEIYSKSQLKIDADYSPGEEQRLKLTDILSDSFKFLLIDEPTSHLDLGQKEELIEKLNSRKTGYLIISHDRDFINRTCKKILELKDEKIEEYNGDYNFYLEEREKRQKFQDKEYSNFIKEKRRLENLAININEQSSKVRTTPKRMGNSEARLHKMGGQKNKKKLDKQVKAVESRINQLETKEKPKEEKEIQLSIPDNKRIHSKVLIRAENLNKKFKNKTLFEKCNFQINNNSKIALIGENGSGKTTLLKMILNQENIWVHPNLKIGYFSQMSDILEENSSILKNVSNTSIYDETMTRIVLARLGFKTDDVYKIISVLSDGEKAKVKLAKILTSDFNYLIFDEPTNFLDIRAIESLENLLKSYDRPFIFVSHDEEFINKIADTLLIIENKRIKNFKGNLSQYKNRKKKTKISKDRDSLLLDFRISSISSRLAMEIPKEEREKLEEEYNNLIEEKNRF, from the coding sequence ATGATATATATACAAAACTTAATAAAAACTTTACCAGATAGAAAGCTATTTGAAATTGATAGTTTATCAATAAATGAAAATGATAAGATAGCCTTAATAGGTGACAATGGAACAGGCAAAACTACTCTTTTAAGAATAATATTAGGACTTGATAACGACTATACTGGTCAAGTAAGAGTAGATAGAGATTTAGGATATTTATTAAATTATGATATTCAAGCTAAGAATTTTTCTGATGAAATCTATTCCAAATCTCAGTTAAAGATTGATGCCGATTATAGTCCGGGTGAGGAACAAAGATTAAAATTAACAGATATTTTATCAGATAGTTTTAAGTTTCTTTTAATAGATGAGCCTACATCCCATTTAGACCTAGGGCAAAAAGAAGAACTTATAGAAAAGCTAAATTCAAGAAAAACAGGGTACCTTATAATTTCGCATGATCGTGATTTCATCAATAGAACTTGTAAAAAGATTCTAGAGTTGAAGGATGAAAAAATTGAAGAATATAATGGAGACTACAATTTCTATCTTGAAGAAAGAGAAAAAAGACAAAAGTTTCAAGATAAAGAGTATTCGAATTTTATAAAAGAAAAAAGAAGACTAGAAAATCTAGCTATTAATATAAATGAACAATCATCTAAAGTAAGAACCACGCCTAAAAGGATGGGGAATTCAGAAGCAAGACTCCATAAGATGGGTGGTCAAAAAAACAAGAAAAAATTAGACAAACAAGTAAAAGCTGTAGAATCAAGGATAAACCAACTTGAAACGAAAGAAAAACCTAAAGAAGAAAAAGAGATACAACTATCCATTCCAGATAATAAACGAATTCATTCTAAAGTTTTGATAAGAGCGGAAAACCTGAATAAAAAATTTAAAAATAAGACATTATTTGAAAAATGCAATTTTCAAATCAACAACAATTCTAAAATAGCGCTCATTGGAGAAAATGGAAGTGGGAAAACTACCCTTTTAAAGATGATACTAAATCAAGAAAATATATGGGTACATCCAAATCTTAAGATAGGTTATTTTAGTCAAATGAGTGATATTCTTGAAGAAAATTCCAGCATCTTAAAAAATGTATCAAATACGTCTATATATGATGAAACAATGACAAGAATTGTTCTTGCAAGATTAGGATTTAAGACTGACGATGTATACAAGATTATAAGCGTATTAAGCGATGGAGAAAAAGCTAAGGTAAAATTGGCTAAAATTTTAACATCTGACTTTAATTACCTTATATTTGACGAACCGACAAACTTTTTGGATATAAGAGCAATAGAAAGTTTAGAAAATTTACTGAAATCTTATGATAGACCATTTATTTTTGTAAGTCATGATGAGGAGTTTATAAATAAAATAGCTGATACACTTCTGATTATAGAAAATAAAAGAATCAAAAATTTTAAAGGTAATTTATCACAATACAAAAATAGAAAAAAGAAGACAAAAATTAGCAAGGATAGAGATAGTTTATTACTTGATTTTAGAATATCATCTATCAGTTCTAGACTAGCAATGGAGATACCCAAAGAGGAAAGAGAAAAACTTGAAGAAGAATATAATAATCTTATTGAAGAAAAAAATAGATTTTAG
- a CDS encoding MATE family efflux transporter, whose amino-acid sequence MKQNMKEQLLTKKPLSLMFQLSIPAVIGMVVIGLYPLMDGIFAGQIIGENAMAACSIAMPLTFFNNGIATLIGIGSASILSRSMGKGDKDTIDKLMGNLIYWVIFFSTIITIGGILLGPYFLDLVGATGEIKALGIRYLRVIFIGSIFVNFTQSANMVMRGEGLMKRAMTIMGLGAFINIALDPILMKLMGDYAIEGAAIATVTAQIIQAVITLYYFKNKSENVKIGKIKKEKDISKEMFGVGVSAMIMQVFFMVQQTLLYRQAFKYGGDPNAILMSATLRFYGFSFIPIWGMSQGLQPIIGTNFGAKQYNRVKETMKIFSIGGTVLAAIFWLPAQVFSKQLLGLFKVSQDIISSGVNNFRIFYSVFILYGIMIMTITFFQAIGDGKKAGMIVMLRQLILLAPALLILPRIFGAGAVWWTEPVVDFTMIMVGLAMQAKALSNMNVND is encoded by the coding sequence ATGAAACAAAACATGAAAGAACAGTTGTTAACCAAGAAGCCATTGTCTTTGATGTTTCAACTATCTATACCAGCAGTAATTGGGATGGTAGTTATAGGACTATATCCACTTATGGATGGAATATTTGCTGGACAAATAATTGGTGAGAATGCTATGGCGGCCTGCTCAATAGCTATGCCACTTACATTTTTTAATAATGGGATTGCAACGCTTATAGGGATAGGTTCGGCATCAATTTTATCAAGATCCATGGGAAAGGGTGATAAAGATACTATAGACAAACTTATGGGAAATCTTATCTATTGGGTTATCTTTTTTTCAACGATTATAACAATAGGAGGAATACTTCTAGGACCATATTTTTTAGATTTAGTTGGAGCAACAGGAGAAATAAAGGCATTAGGAATAAGGTATTTAAGAGTAATATTTATAGGTTCAATATTTGTAAACTTTACCCAGTCAGCTAATATGGTAATGCGTGGTGAAGGTCTTATGAAAAGAGCAATGACTATTATGGGACTTGGTGCCTTTATCAATATAGCTCTTGATCCAATACTAATGAAATTAATGGGTGATTATGCCATTGAGGGAGCAGCTATAGCCACTGTAACAGCACAAATAATTCAAGCTGTCATTACTCTTTATTATTTTAAAAATAAAAGTGAAAATGTAAAAATAGGGAAAATAAAAAAAGAAAAAGATATATCAAAGGAAATGTTTGGAGTAGGAGTATCAGCTATGATCATGCAAGTATTTTTCATGGTTCAGCAAACATTGCTTTATAGACAAGCTTTTAAATACGGAGGAGATCCAAATGCAATATTAATGTCAGCAACTTTGAGATTTTATGGGTTTTCATTTATACCAATTTGGGGAATGAGTCAGGGGTTACAGCCGATTATTGGCACAAACTTTGGAGCAAAACAATATAATAGAGTAAAGGAAACTATGAAGATATTTTCTATAGGAGGAACAGTACTTGCAGCAATTTTTTGGTTACCAGCACAAGTATTTTCAAAACAGTTACTTGGTTTATTTAAAGTAAGTCAGGATATAATTTCAAGCGGAGTTAATAATTTCAGAATATTCTATTCAGTATTTATTCTTTATGGAATTATGATTATGACAATAACTTTTTTTCAAGCGATTGGGGATGGGAAAAAAGCTGGAATGATTGTAATGCTAAGGCAGTTAATACTACTTGCTCCAGCCTTACTTATATTGCCAAGAATATTTGGAGCAGGGGCTGTTTGGTGGACAGAACCAGTTGTAGATTTTACTATGATAATGGTAGGTTTAGCAATGCAAGCCAAGGCTCTTTCAAATATGAATGTAAATGATTAA
- a CDS encoding ABC transporter ATP-binding protein, which produces MVEIKNLSLDYGEENIIDDISLSIDEGECVLFTGKSGSGKSSLINSINGLAVRYDNAKTKGEIIIDGKNIKDLELYQISMLVSTVFQNPKTYFFNINTTLELLFYLENIGLAREEMDRRLNDMLEIFPIKNLLDRNIFNLSGGEKQILCIAASYIAGTKIIVLDEPSSNLDIKSIDVLTNMLKILKGKGISIIVAEHRIYYLMDIVDRVFLIDKGKLQKTYTRSEFLKLDTKQLNVLALRDKKLTKLEVPYLKEEGEYQIKNLSYKFTDDDYLSLTDISFKLGKIYGIIGSNGRGKSTLLRCLIGLEKKSKEEIYFKGEKLSKKDRLKNSSLVMQDVNHQLFTDEVFKELSLGVKNFDEEEAKIILKDLGLDEFVERHPMSLSGGQKQRLAIASVMCKDSPFVYFDEPTSGMDYSNMIKISELIKKYRNKDKIIFIVSHDIEFLNEVADEIFEL; this is translated from the coding sequence ATGGTAGAAATAAAAAATTTAAGCCTTGATTATGGCGAAGAAAATATAATAGATGATATATCACTATCCATAGACGAGGGTGAATGCGTGCTATTTACAGGAAAAAGCGGAAGTGGAAAATCATCTTTAATAAACTCAATCAATGGCTTAGCCGTAAGATATGATAACGCAAAGACGAAGGGCGAAATAATTATTGATGGCAAAAATATAAAAGATTTGGAGCTTTATCAAATTTCGATGCTTGTCTCAACAGTTTTTCAAAATCCTAAGACCTATTTCTTTAATATTAATACTACCTTAGAATTACTATTTTATTTGGAAAATATAGGGCTTGCAAGAGAAGAGATGGACAGACGTTTAAATGATATGCTTGAAATTTTCCCAATAAAAAATCTATTGGACAGAAATATATTTAACCTATCGGGTGGAGAAAAACAAATACTTTGCATTGCCGCTTCTTATATAGCAGGCACAAAGATTATTGTATTGGATGAGCCTTCATCAAATTTGGATATTAAAAGCATAGATGTTTTGACAAATATGCTTAAAATACTTAAAGGCAAAGGCATAAGCATAATTGTAGCAGAGCATAGAATTTATTATTTAATGGACATAGTTGACCGAGTCTTTTTAATAGATAAAGGTAAGCTTCAAAAAACTTATACAAGAAGTGAATTTTTAAAGTTAGACACAAAACAGTTAAATGTCTTAGCTTTAAGAGACAAGAAACTAACTAAGTTGGAAGTTCCATATTTGAAAGAAGAGGGAGAGTATCAGATAAAAAATCTTAGCTACAAATTTACTGATGATGACTATTTAAGTTTAACAGACATCTCATTTAAGCTTGGAAAAATATATGGCATAATAGGATCAAATGGACGTGGAAAGTCAACGCTTTTAAGATGTTTAATAGGTCTTGAGAAAAAATCAAAAGAAGAAATATACTTTAAGGGAGAAAAACTATCTAAAAAAGATAGACTGAAAAACTCCTCGCTTGTTATGCAAGATGTAAATCATCAATTATTTACAGATGAGGTATTCAAGGAACTCAGTCTAGGAGTAAAAAATTTTGATGAAGAAGAGGCAAAAATCATTTTAAAAGATTTAGGCCTGGACGAATTTGTTGAAAGGCATCCGATGAGTTTATCAGGAGGACAAAAGCAAAGACTTGCAATAGCCTCTGTTATGTGTAAAGACTCTCCATTTGTCTATTTCGACGAACCTACAAGTGGTATGGATTATTCCAATATGATAAAAATATCTGAACTGATTAAAAAATATAGAAATAAGGATAAAATAATTTTTATAGTTTCTCATGATATTGAGTTTTTAAATGAAGTGGCAGATGAGATTTTTGAATTGTAA
- a CDS encoding MptD family putative ECF transporter S component encodes MDNKKLKVKDLVSIGVFGVIYFALMFGIGMMGMIPILFLIYPTVLGIIAGTVVMLFMSKVQKPWALFIFGMISPLVMFAAGHTYVVAVLSLIVMIIAELIRKIGNYNSFKYNMLSYAVFSTWICSSMMQMLLAKEKYIEMSVGMMGQEYADALENLITYPHMALVALGAFLGGIIGAYIGKALLKKHFEKAGIV; translated from the coding sequence ATGGATAATAAAAAATTAAAAGTAAAAGATTTGGTAAGTATCGGCGTTTTTGGCGTAATTTATTTCGCCTTGATGTTTGGAATTGGCATGATGGGCATGATTCCAATATTGTTTTTAATATACCCAACAGTTTTAGGCATAATTGCAGGAACAGTAGTTATGTTATTTATGAGTAAAGTTCAAAAACCATGGGCATTATTTATATTCGGAATGATATCACCACTTGTTATGTTTGCGGCTGGTCATACTTACGTCGTTGCAGTTTTATCGCTTATAGTAATGATAATAGCAGAATTAATTAGAAAGATTGGTAATTATAATTCCTTTAAATACAATATGCTTTCTTACGCTGTATTTAGCACATGGATATGCAGCTCTATGATGCAGATGCTTTTAGCAAAAGAAAAGTATATAGAAATGTCTGTTGGCATGATGGGACAAGAATATGCTGATGCATTGGAAAATCTAATAACATATCCTCACATGGCTTTAGTAGCCTTAGGTGCTTTTCTAGGAGGAATAATTGGAGCATATATAGGCAAGGCTCTATTGAAAAAACACTTTGAAAAAGCAGGCATTGTATAA
- a CDS encoding nucleoside phosphorylase — MIIDSFDNETEPLISLKDFYGEKKNIAEKCLIIFSKSILEYLLDNFECEEIGEIGSANGSRPIYKSKFESQEFVFYLTMIGSALASGDCVEVNWITGANKFVMFGSCGSLDEEKTFGKYITPTEAYRGEGASYYYAAPSDYIAIKNHDKLEEFFIKEKAPYTKGKVWTTDVMLRETRGLVSKRKSEGCIAVEMELAGVQAACDFYGFELYDFLEAGDVLNESCYEVEGLHNANHDIGKLYLALKFLKEI; from the coding sequence ATGATAATAGATAGTTTTGATAATGAAACAGAGCCACTTATCAGTCTAAAAGACTTTTATGGAGAAAAGAAAAATATTGCAGAGAAATGCTTGATAATATTTTCAAAAAGCATACTAGAATATTTGCTTGATAATTTTGAATGCGAAGAAATTGGCGAAATAGGATCTGCAAATGGGTCAAGGCCAATATATAAAAGTAAATTTGAAAGTCAAGAATTTGTATTTTATCTTACTATGATTGGTTCCGCCCTTGCTTCAGGAGATTGTGTAGAAGTTAATTGGATTACAGGTGCAAATAAATTTGTTATGTTTGGATCCTGCGGAAGTCTTGACGAGGAAAAGACTTTTGGGAAGTACATTACTCCAACAGAGGCTTATAGAGGTGAGGGAGCATCTTATTATTATGCGGCGCCTTCAGATTACATTGCTATTAAAAATCATGATAAGCTTGAAGAATTTTTTATCAAAGAAAAAGCTCCATATACTAAGGGAAAAGTTTGGACTACAGACGTTATGCTTCGTGAGACACGCGGACTTGTTTCAAAGAGAAAGTCAGAAGGATGTATAGCAGTAGAAATGGAACTTGCAGGTGTTCAAGCAGCTTGTGATTTTTATGGATTTGAACTTTATGACTTTCTTGAGGCAGGAGATGTATTAAATGAGAGCTGTTATGAGGTCGAAGGACTTCATAATGCCAACCATGATATTGGGAAATTGTATTTGGCATTAAAATTTTTAAAAGAAATTTAA